The DNA sequence CTACTCAGATTCTCCGCCGGCCGTTCGCCGGCGATGGCCGTGCCGCGCACGGCGAGATCGACGATCTCGGGAATCGCGAAGATGCCGACCAACACCGGCACGAAGTCGAGGCCTTCCCATAAATACATGAGGCCCATATCGTAACGGAGCGAACCGGACTGACGCTCCTGGCCGATGGTCGAGACCAGTAGACCGAACAGACCCATGGCGAAACCTTTGATCTGGCCGCGCGAACCGGCGCCGCTGAGCGAGGTGATGCACGAGATGCCGATCAATGACAGCATGAACAGCTCCGGCGAACCGAAGGCGAGCACTAGCGGCCGGACGATGGGAATCGCCAGCGCCAGCGCCATGGCGCCGATCACCGCGCCGACCAGCGAACTCATCAGCGCCGCGCCGAGGGCGCGCCCGGCCTCGCCTTTTTTCGCCATCGGGTAACCGTCCACCACGGTGGCGGCCGAAATCGCTTCGCCGGGCACGCCGAAGAGAACCGAAGTGATGTCGCCCGTAGTCGCGGCGACGGCATGCATGCCGAGCAGAAAGGCGAACGCTTCGGCGGGCTGCATTTTGAAAACGAAGGGAATCATCAATGAGAGAGTCGCCGCGCCGCCGATGCCAGGAAGTAGGCCGACGCAGAATCCCAGCGCCATGCCGACCAGCATCAAGCTGAAAGCTTTCCACTGTAGGACTAGAAACAATCCTTCGATGAACGCGTCGAACATTGATTTTGTTTAATCTCGTGACTTCGAGGCGAACAAGTAACACAAGTCAGAACCGGATTGCGAGGGAAAATCCAACTAAAAGCTGGGCGGATAATTCCACGCCCGCCGCGCAGTAGCGCTGACAGTTGTCGAATGCGGCTGGCGATTTAGTGGGTGAGAAATTGACTGGTGGCACTGACTGCGGCTGGCGTGATATTTTCCAAGAGCTCCATGATCGTGTTGTAGTTGACCGGTTTGGTCAGATGGGCATTGAAGCCGGCGTCTTGGGTGCGCTGACGGTCTTGTTGTTGGCCCCATCCGGTCAACGCGATCAGCATGATCTCGCCGCCCCAAGATTGCGCGCGGATTTTGCGCGCGGCTTCGTAGCCGTTGAGTTTGGGCATGGCGATGTCTATGACGATCACGTCGGGACGAAACTCGGCGGCGGTTTGAAACGCTTCGACGCCGTCCTGGGCGACGCGCACTTCGAATCCTTCGCGGCGCAGCAACTGCGCCAAGGTCTCGGCTGACTGGGGAAAATCGTCGGCGACTAAAATTCGCCGGCAGCGAATGGCTGCGACGGCACCGTTGTCATGGATCTCAGCGGATTCGATGGTGTTAGACTTATTCTCCAACACCGGCAGCCGGACGATGAATTCACTGCCGCGATTGACCCCCGCACTGCGCGCCTCGACCTTGCCGCCGTGCAGTTCAACCAGGCGATGAACCAAGGTCAAGCCTAGGCCCAATCCACCTTCGGAGCGCGTGAAGGAACGATCGACCTGATAAAACAGTTCGAAGAGCCGCGGCAAATTCTCCGGCGCGATGCCGAGGCCGGTATCTTTGACGCGCACTTCGACGGTGTCGCCGGCGGGCTCGACGTTCAACCAAATCTGGCCTGAATCGGGAGTGTATTTGGCGGCGTTGTTCAACAGGTTCATAAAAACTTGCGTCAAGCGTACCCGGTCGGCGTCGACGTAGATCGCGTCCGTGGACATGGTCACGATCAGCTCGTGGCGCCGTTGTTCGATGAGCGGCCGGCAGGATTCGACCGCCGCTTGAATCACTTCGGTCAAGTTCAATTTTTCTTTTTGCAAGTCCAATTTTTTCCTGGTGATGCGGCTGACATCGAATAAATCGTCGGTCAAGCGGGTGAGATAGTTGACCTGACGCTCGATGATATCCTTGCCCTATTTGGGATCGGCGTGGGGCGTGCCGGCGGATTGTTGGAGCGTGACGACGTTGCGCATGAGCGATAGGGGATTGCGCAGTTCATGGGCGAGGGTCGCGAGAAATTCGTCTTTACGCCGGTCGGCATCGCGCAACGCCGCGTCGCTTTCACGCAGCGCGCTGTCGAGTTGTAATTTCTGCACCGCTTCCCAGGTTCGTTCGGCGACCAGATTGATCAAGGCGACTTCGCGCTCGTTCCATTCGTGGGCATGGGCCATCGCAACGATGATGGCCGAAATCAATTGGCCGTCGCGCACCAAGGGCACTGCGACGGCGGCGCCAATGCCGAAGCGGCGCGCCGGCTCGACGATCGCCGCAGTGCGTGGATCGCTGCCGATATCGTTGACCACGATGGTTTGACCGAGCCGGCCGGCGTCGAGGAGCGCGGGAGCCAAGCTGCTTAGCGAATAGCTGCCGATCAACGACGGCATGTGCGGGTGGTAATCGCGTTGGACCACGATGCGATCTTGGTCGCCATCGATGGCGACGAAGACGCAGCGGCTCGCTCGCAGATGCTCGCCGAGGGCGATGGAAACGGCCCAAAGCAATTCGTCGCCGTCGGCGGCGAAGCGGATGCACTCGCCGACATCGAGTAAGAAAAGCGCATTGGCGTCGGCCTGTTTGCGCCGGGTGATGTCGCGCACGGCGACATTGACGCCGAGTAGCTCGCCGGTCTGGTCGCGCACCGGATAATAACTGCTGAGCCAATAACGTTGCTCGTTGGGCTGGGCCTGAGTCGTGGCGTTGACTTCGACATCGACCACCGGCTGGCCGCTTTCGATGACCCGATGATGGTGCGCTTCGATCACCTCGGCCAGTTCCGGCACGGCATCGCGGATCAACTTGCCGAGATAAAAATCCGGCGGATGACCGGCCATTTCCGCCAGCGCGTTGTTGACCGACACGTAACGCAGCTCGCGGTCGAGAAAGCACAGACCCACCGGCGCCGAGACGTAGATCGTATTGATGAGCGCCAATCTTTCGTTGGCGATGCGCTGGTTGGCGCGCATGCTTTCTTCGACACTGGCATGGCGCCATCCAAGGGTTGTTACGCTCCAAATCATGACGATGGCGAGACCGTGACTGAGGCCTTGAGCCCAGGCTAACCCCATTGGGTTACGCGCCAGGAAATAAAAATCGATGATTAAAATTGCGCTGCAAACGCCGGCGATCAGAAGTTTCTCGCGCTTACCCGCCACCGCGACCAACAAAACTAAAGTAGCTACGTAACAAAATGGGATGGTTAAATGGCTCGGCATCCACATGTCGAGCAAATAAATCGCGACAATCGCGAGCGGACCGAGCAGCCACAAAAATGGCACCTGGGCGCGCCCTTTGACGGGCGCTAATTTATCCGCCGATTGGGCATCAGGATCGGCGGAAGTGAATGGCCGCTGCGGGTTTTGCATAGGTTTGTCAGGATTCACGACGAGTCGATAGTTTATCAAACCTATTCAACGCCATACAAGGATTCTTATTAATACTTTCGTCTGCCACCAACGCGCGCGGCGCAAAGCTCCACGACACCGGCATTGCTTTACCATGGCGCGCCGGCAGACATCGCCGGCCAATTGGCGGCGAACGGCAAGAACTGGTCGCGGGCGGGAAAGTTCTGGTTATCTACGAGCGTCGCTGCTTGACGCCAACGGTTGCTTGACAACCTCGCTGGCGCAGACAATAGATGACGACATAACTATTTACCGGGAGTTTTTCATGGCGCAAAAATATTATCGAGATTTTCGCGAACACTTAAAAGCGTTGGAAGCGCGCGGCAAATTGGTGCGCATCAAGCGCGAAATCAACAAGGACACTGAACTCATGCCGCTGGTGCGCTGGCAATTTCGCGGCTTGGAAGAGTCCGACCGCAAGGCGTTCATGTTCGAGAACGTCATCGACTCCAAAGGCAAACGCTACTCGATGCCGGTGACGGTGGGTACTTTAGCGGCGACCACCGAGATTTACGCCATCGGTATGATGTGCGAGCCGGATGAAATCCCCGAGCGCTGGAACCAAGCGCAGCTCCATCCCTTCGAACCGGTGAAAATTAGCAAAGCGCCGGCGCACGAAATGGTCTGGCAAGGCCAGGATCTTCTCAACGGCCATGGTCTCGACATGATTCCGGTGCCGATCTCGACGCCGGGCTTCGACAATGCGCCGTATTTAACTTCGGCGAACTGGATCACCAAGGATCCCGACACCGGCATCTACAACATCGGCAACTATCGCAGCCAGATTAAATCGGCGAACCGCACCGGCGGTCTGTTCACTTCCCAGCACATGGGCCAGCACTGGCGCAAGGCGAAAGCCAAAGGGCAGCGCTTGGAGGCCTGCATCGCCATCGGCGTGGTGCCGAGCATTGCCTACTCGGCGACGGCGAAGATTCCTTACGACTTCGACGAGTATCGTCTGGCCGGTGGCTTGGCCGGCGAACCGGTGGAGGTCGTGCAGGCGAAAACCGTGGATCTACTCGTGCCGGCGACGGCGGAGATCATCATCGAAGGCACGATTCCCACCGATATCGTCGAGCCTGAAGGTCCCTTCGGCGAATATCCCGGTTACATGGGCCACCGCACGGTGTCGCCATTCTTAGAAGTCACCTGCATTACCCACCGGCGCGACGCGATCTACACCGCATTGATGAGTCAGTTTCCGCCCAGCGAGTCGAGCAAGATCAAACACACCGGCACGGAAAAAATTATTTATAAATTATTGCGCCACGACAGCGGCAACTCGGCGGTGCTCGATGTCGCCTTGCACGATGAGGTGAGCGGCAGCGGCCAAGCCTACTGCGTGATCAAAATGCGCAAAGCCACCAAGGCTGAAGGCTGGCGCGCGCTCCACGCCACCGCCGGCTTTACTGGCAGCTATGCCAAGGTTTGCATTGCGGTGGATGAAGATATCGACATTCGCGATCCGGCGATGGTCAATTGGGCGATCTGTTACAACATGCGCCCCGATGAAGACGTGGTCATAGCCAAAGGCAAAATGCCCGGCCTCGATCCGTCGACCTATCCGCCAGGACTGGAAAGCGAAGAGAAACGGCCGGGCTCGACCTCGGCGTTGCTGATCAACGCCATTCGGCCCTGGCCCTACACACCGGTGTCGTTGCCGAAAAAAGAGTTCATGGAGAGATCGAAACAGATTTGGGAAGAGCTAGAACTACCGCCGCTTAAACCGCGCATGCCTTGGTACGGCTACAGCTTGGGCGCCTGGACCATCCAAGATGAAGAAGAAGCGGATCTGGCGGTCAAGGGCGATTACTTCGAGACCGGCACGAAGCAGACGGGGCAGAGGAAAAAAACCTAAAACGAATTCGTTTCGAGTTTGGAGTTCCGAGTTGACACGAAACCCGAAACTCAGAACTCGAAACACCGGGGTCTCAGAAGATTCCCGGTATCCAGCGTTTTACTTGAGTCAGATAATCGACGTAGGGTTGGCCCAATCGTTCAACTAATTTTGTCTCGTCGCCGATCACGCGAGTATGAAACCAGATCGCCGTGGCGATGGTAATTATTGCCGCGAACCAAGATTTGAGCGTGAGCGTGAGACCGATAAGAAAGATAATGTGGCCCAGGTACATCGGGTTGCGCGTGTAATGATAGAGGCCGCTATCGACGAGGCGATCGGGCGGAGTTTCCAGCCCCGGACCACCGCCGCCGATGCGCACTCGATGGCGGCCGCACAGGCGATATTGCAAATAACCCCAAACCATCAGCGGCGCGAACCAGAGGTTGGGTTGGAATTCGTTGCCCTCGATTGCCAACTCCCAAGCTAAAGCGACCGCGGGATAGATCACGAAGGTTCTGACCGGCGTGCGGCTAAAAAATCTCATCGTTAGACAAACACTATGTCCTTCGATCTAACACATACTCTGGTCGGCGTCGCGTTGTTATTCGCCGCCTTCGTCAAAGGCGCCACCGGTTTGGGATTTCCGTTGATCGCCACACCGACGGTGGCGTTGCTGTTGGACATCCGCATCGCCGTGACGATTCTGATATTGCCCAATCTGCTGATGGACGTGACCCAGGTGTTGCGCGACGGTTTTCCGAGCGCCGTATTGCACCGCTTCAGATCGATGATCGGTCTGACCATCATCGGCGTTTTCATCGGTACCATGGTTCTAGTAATGCTGCCGCTTTGGGCGCTCAATCTTTGCCTCGGCATCATGGTGATCGTCTTCGTCGTTTCCAACCTATTGAAGTTCGATTTTACGATTTCACCGGCGGCGGAAAAAATATTCTCGCCGATCGTCGGTTTCTTGAGCGGCTTTCTCAATGGTATGACCAATGCGGCAGGACCCGTTCTAGCCATTTACTTCTACAGCTTGAAATTAGAAAAACGTAGCTTCGTCAAATCCGTGGCGACCATCTTCATGATCACCAAGACCACTCAATTGATCGCGGTGTCGACTTGGAATCTGTTCAACTGGAATACCCTCACGCTGTCGCTGCAAGTGGTGCTCTTTACCATGCTCGGTTTCTACGCCGGTTTGAA is a window from the Deltaproteobacteria bacterium genome containing:
- a CDS encoding hybrid sensor histidine kinase/response regulator, translated to MTDDLFDVSRITRKKLDLQKEKLNLTEVIQAAVESCRPLIEQRRHELIVTMSTDAIYVDADRVRLTQVFMNLLNNAAKYTPDSGQIWLNVEPAGDTVEVRVKDTGLGIAPENLPRLFELFYQVDRSFTRSEGGLGLGLTLVHRLVELHGGKVEARSAGVNRGSEFIVRLPVLENKSNTIESAEIHDNGAVAAIRCRRILVADDFPQSAETLAQLLRREGFEVRVAQDGVEAFQTAAEFRPDVIVIDIAMPKLNGYEAARKIRAQSWGGEIMLIALTGWGQQQDRQRTQDAGFNAHLTKPVNYNTIMELLENITPAAVSATSQFLTH
- a CDS encoding PAS domain S-box protein, with the translated sequence MQNPQRPFTSADPDAQSADKLAPVKGRAQVPFLWLLGPLAIVAIYLLDMWMPSHLTIPFCYVATLVLLVAVAGKREKLLIAGVCSAILIIDFYFLARNPMGLAWAQGLSHGLAIVMIWSVTTLGWRHASVEESMRANQRIANERLALINTIYVSAPVGLCFLDRELRYVSVNNALAEMAGHPPDFYLGKLIRDAVPELAEVIEAHHHRVIESGQPVVDVEVNATTQAQPNEQRYWLSSYYPVRDQTGELLGVNVAVRDITRRKQADANALFLLDVGECIRFAADGDELLWAVSIALGEHLRASRCVFVAIDGDQDRIVVQRDYHPHMPSLIGSYSLSSLAPALLDAGRLGQTIVVNDIGSDPRTAAIVEPARRFGIGAAVAVPLVRDGQLISAIIVAMAHAHEWNEREVALINLVAERTWEAVQKLQLDSALRESDAALRDADRRKDEFLATLAHELRNPLSLMRNVVTLQQSAGTPHADPK
- a CDS encoding UbiD family decarboxylase encodes the protein MARRQTSPANWRRTARTGRGRESSGYLRASLLDANGCLTTSLAQTIDDDITIYREFFMAQKYYRDFREHLKALEARGKLVRIKREINKDTELMPLVRWQFRGLEESDRKAFMFENVIDSKGKRYSMPVTVGTLAATTEIYAIGMMCEPDEIPERWNQAQLHPFEPVKISKAPAHEMVWQGQDLLNGHGLDMIPVPISTPGFDNAPYLTSANWITKDPDTGIYNIGNYRSQIKSANRTGGLFTSQHMGQHWRKAKAKGQRLEACIAIGVVPSIAYSATAKIPYDFDEYRLAGGLAGEPVEVVQAKTVDLLVPATAEIIIEGTIPTDIVEPEGPFGEYPGYMGHRTVSPFLEVTCITHRRDAIYTALMSQFPPSESSKIKHTGTEKIIYKLLRHDSGNSAVLDVALHDEVSGSGQAYCVIKMRKATKAEGWRALHATAGFTGSYAKVCIAVDEDIDIRDPAMVNWAICYNMRPDEDVVIAKGKMPGLDPSTYPPGLESEEKRPGSTSALLINAIRPWPYTPVSLPKKEFMERSKQIWEELELPPLKPRMPWYGYSLGAWTIQDEEEADLAVKGDYFETGTKQTGQRKKT
- a CDS encoding isoprenylcysteine carboxylmethyltransferase family protein, producing MRFFSRTPVRTFVIYPAVALAWELAIEGNEFQPNLWFAPLMVWGYLQYRLCGRHRVRIGGGGPGLETPPDRLVDSGLYHYTRNPMYLGHIIFLIGLTLTLKSWFAAIITIATAIWFHTRVIGDETKLVERLGQPYVDYLTQVKRWIPGIF
- a CDS encoding sulfite exporter TauE/SafE family protein, with product MSFDLTHTLVGVALLFAAFVKGATGLGFPLIATPTVALLLDIRIAVTILILPNLLMDVTQVLRDGFPSAVLHRFRSMIGLTIIGVFIGTMVLVMLPLWALNLCLGIMVIVFVVSNLLKFDFTISPAAEKIFSPIVGFLSGFLNGMTNAAGPVLAIYFYSLKLEKRSFVKSVATIFMITKTTQLIAVSTWNLFNWNTLTLSLQVVLFTMLGFYAGLKTQDRVNQKTFSRGLMVLLSIIGVILIARALIQARS